A stretch of Microbacterium sp. 4R-513 DNA encodes these proteins:
- a CDS encoding PH domain-containing protein has translation MPETAAILAWTLQQEIPTPDDVQQLLVEGEQPVASFKTFRDSATFTTKRLIVRDAQGITGKKVEIHSLPYSSIYMWSSENAGGMLDRDAEVELWTKAGHVKVKLTKGADVRRIDSLLAWAVLSNH, from the coding sequence ATGCCTGAAACCGCGGCAATTCTCGCCTGGACTCTGCAGCAGGAAATACCGACTCCCGACGACGTGCAACAGCTGCTCGTCGAAGGAGAGCAGCCGGTGGCCTCGTTCAAGACCTTTCGCGACTCGGCAACATTCACAACCAAGCGGCTGATCGTGCGCGACGCACAGGGAATCACGGGCAAGAAGGTTGAGATCCACTCCCTGCCCTACAGCTCGATCTACATGTGGTCGAGTGAGAACGCTGGCGGCATGCTCGATCGTGATGCCGAGGTGGAACTGTGGACAAAGGCCGGCCACGTCAAAGTTAAGCTCACCAAGGGTGCTGACGTCCGGCGGATCGACAGCCTTCTCGCATGGGCGGTCCTCAGCAACCACTAA
- a CDS encoding DUF4166 domain-containing protein — MTSIFEVALGAEFDRLHPMMRRRFSVGLDSGEACVGRGVMTSIRRGPWWTIPFLQIGRLRNILVPDTGTDVPFVIENFPYRDPLGRETVTFVREYTIGAKHRRFDATMILDDGRIVDYLGTHQHLAVDLDLRVDDRGGLLLTSDAQRFYEGPIGFRFPMLFSGRARLHEYFDDSDQSFHIDLEVRNRRFGFLFGYRGAFQAEWIVATDAPARLKPHRHEART, encoded by the coding sequence GTGACATCGATCTTCGAGGTGGCGCTCGGGGCTGAATTCGATCGGCTGCACCCCATGATGCGACGACGGTTCAGTGTGGGGCTGGACTCCGGTGAAGCATGCGTCGGGCGCGGAGTGATGACGAGCATCCGGCGCGGGCCGTGGTGGACCATCCCGTTCCTCCAGATCGGCCGCTTGCGCAACATCCTTGTTCCCGACACCGGCACCGACGTGCCGTTCGTCATCGAGAACTTCCCCTACCGCGATCCGCTCGGTCGAGAGACAGTCACGTTCGTGCGCGAGTACACCATCGGAGCGAAGCACCGCCGGTTTGACGCGACCATGATCCTCGACGACGGCCGGATCGTCGACTACCTCGGCACGCACCAGCACCTCGCCGTCGACCTCGACCTTCGCGTCGACGACCGTGGAGGGCTCCTTCTCACCTCGGACGCGCAACGCTTCTACGAAGGACCCATCGGCTTCCGCTTCCCCATGCTGTTCAGCGGTCGCGCCCGCCTCCACGAGTACTTCGACGACAGCGACCAGTCCTTCCACATCGACCTTGAGGTCCGCAACCGCCGCTTCGGGTTCCTCTTCGGATACCGCGGCGCGTTCCAGGCCGAATGGATAGTCGCGACCGACGCACCAGCCCGACTAAAGCCTCACCGCCACGAAGCCAGAACATGA
- a CDS encoding SRPBCC family protein, producing the protein MRSRAIYVETSIRADVDAVWDATQHPAQHVRWDVRFSRISPVGVTVAGASTFTYERRVPFHTVRGSGVSLGEKTGPDGARTSALRFQTEDRLSPIAAGRGYWRYVADGREVTLFVTGYDYNPGWGVLDVVVRPLLGWATAWSFDRLRIWLETGVPPERWPLWSVFWWWRSDRPRASRCLRAPRGRSRRDDHLADAPPSLAALPDPEVIR; encoded by the coding sequence GTGCGAAGTCGGGCTATCTATGTCGAGACTTCGATCCGTGCCGACGTGGATGCGGTGTGGGATGCCACCCAGCACCCCGCCCAGCACGTGCGCTGGGATGTGCGGTTCTCGAGAATCTCGCCCGTCGGGGTGACCGTGGCCGGCGCCTCGACATTCACCTATGAACGGCGTGTCCCGTTCCACACCGTGCGGGGAAGCGGGGTCAGCCTGGGCGAGAAGACTGGTCCCGACGGGGCACGGACGTCGGCGTTGCGGTTCCAGACGGAGGATCGCTTGTCTCCGATCGCCGCGGGTCGGGGCTACTGGAGGTACGTCGCCGATGGGCGGGAGGTCACGCTCTTCGTCACGGGCTACGACTACAACCCGGGGTGGGGTGTGCTGGACGTGGTCGTGCGCCCGCTTCTCGGGTGGGCGACGGCATGGAGCTTCGACCGGCTGCGGATCTGGTTGGAGACCGGTGTCCCGCCCGAACGATGGCCGCTATGGAGCGTGTTCTGGTGGTGGCGGTCGGACCGCCCACGTGCCTCCCGTTGTCTGCGAGCACCACGGGGCAGATCGCGGCGCGACGACCATCTCGCCGACGCGCCACCGTCCCTGGCGGCCCTGCCAGACCCGGAGGTGATCCGGTGA
- a CDS encoding helix-turn-helix transcriptional regulator, with protein MPQNLQRSRRLPTHAALLPGSPVLAAAVGTLDSPRASFLIPAPAEPGGYLRVTCLDAPDDAPHHVTAIIVLSPCRDLDDLTRRELEVLGLLIAGYHNTEAAQRLTVTPRTIATHIEHILIKLDAGSRALAAVRAQRRGLYIPPALLAQPSSA; from the coding sequence GTGCCGCAGAACCTACAGCGATCCCGACGACTTCCCACCCACGCCGCGCTGCTCCCCGGCTCGCCGGTACTGGCCGCTGCTGTTGGGACGCTCGACAGTCCGCGGGCCTCTTTTCTGATTCCGGCGCCGGCAGAGCCTGGCGGCTACCTGCGCGTGACCTGTCTGGACGCACCCGACGACGCCCCGCACCATGTGACTGCGATTATCGTGCTGTCGCCGTGCCGCGATCTCGACGACCTGACCCGCCGCGAGCTCGAAGTCCTCGGCCTGCTCATCGCCGGCTACCACAACACCGAAGCCGCCCAACGCCTCACCGTCACACCACGCACCATCGCCACCCACATCGAACACATCCTCATCAAGCTGGACGCCGGCTCCCGAGCACTTGCCGCCGTCCGCGCTCAACGGCGCGGGCTCTATATCCCCCCCGCACTCCTGGCGCAACCGAGCAGCGCATAA
- a CDS encoding MFS transporter → MAGSIGNFVEWFDFGIYGFLAPVLATQFFAVDDGAVALMATFAVFGVAFLCRPLGSLVFGRLGDRIGRRPTLSIAVVTMAIGTSAIGLLPRYDVVGVLAPLLLVLARAVQGFSAGGETGGAITYITEHAPAARRGMFGSWVFFTQALGGLAAALLVVAFAALWGPEWVADWGWRVIFLLALPLGLAGLYLRLAVPETPRFTQLIQAGRIASHPIRSAIREHRSRVLQGIGLLIVASSLTQVVTAFLPAYLQSVVGFSAAEALRVAIAGLVVFLVLCPLFGLLSDRIGRKRVLLLTPLAACLLSLPAFVLVSSGVLPQAVLGGMLLGASVAPFGGAGAAVLSELFPTRLRYSAISLAGAVATSLVGGFTPFALTWIVTATGAALAPAFVVIGLGVVSLWATLLLPETRGIDLDS, encoded by the coding sequence GTGGCTGGGTCGATCGGCAATTTCGTCGAGTGGTTCGACTTCGGGATCTACGGATTCCTAGCCCCCGTTCTCGCGACACAGTTCTTTGCGGTCGATGACGGCGCCGTCGCGCTGATGGCCACGTTCGCGGTCTTCGGGGTCGCGTTCCTCTGCCGCCCGCTGGGCAGCCTGGTGTTCGGCCGCCTCGGGGATCGAATCGGGCGACGCCCGACGCTTTCCATAGCGGTCGTCACGATGGCGATTGGGACGTCCGCGATCGGGCTTCTGCCGCGGTATGACGTGGTGGGGGTACTCGCCCCGCTGCTCCTGGTGCTCGCCCGCGCGGTCCAGGGCTTCAGCGCCGGTGGGGAGACTGGCGGCGCCATCACCTACATCACTGAGCATGCTCCCGCCGCCCGTCGGGGAATGTTCGGAAGCTGGGTGTTCTTCACGCAGGCGCTGGGAGGGCTCGCCGCCGCGCTCCTGGTGGTGGCGTTCGCCGCCCTCTGGGGTCCGGAATGGGTGGCTGACTGGGGGTGGCGCGTCATCTTCCTGCTGGCCCTTCCACTCGGACTTGCCGGTCTTTACCTTCGACTCGCCGTGCCCGAGACACCGCGGTTCACGCAACTGATCCAAGCTGGACGGATTGCGTCGCACCCTATTCGCTCCGCGATACGCGAGCACCGGTCACGCGTCCTGCAGGGCATCGGGCTTCTCATCGTCGCGAGTTCGCTCACGCAGGTCGTGACGGCGTTCCTGCCGGCCTACCTTCAGAGTGTGGTTGGTTTCAGCGCAGCCGAGGCCCTCCGCGTTGCCATCGCCGGCCTTGTCGTGTTCCTTGTGCTCTGCCCGCTGTTCGGGCTGCTCTCGGACCGGATCGGACGCAAGCGGGTTCTTCTGCTTACGCCTCTCGCCGCGTGCCTGCTGAGCCTGCCCGCCTTCGTGCTGGTCTCCTCCGGCGTCCTCCCACAGGCGGTTCTCGGGGGCATGCTGCTCGGTGCCAGCGTGGCACCGTTCGGCGGGGCCGGGGCCGCTGTGCTCAGCGAGCTCTTCCCCACTCGACTGCGGTACAGCGCGATCTCACTCGCCGGGGCGGTCGCGACGTCGCTCGTCGGCGGGTTCACCCCGTTCGCCCTGACCTGGATCGTCACGGCCACGGGGGCGGCCCTGGCGCCCGCGTTCGTCGTTATCGGCCTCGGCGTCGTCTCGCTGTGGGCAACGCTCCTGCTTCCGGAGACTCGCGGCATCGACCTCGACAGCTGA